In the Setaria italica strain Yugu1 chromosome VI, Setaria_italica_v2.0, whole genome shotgun sequence genome, one interval contains:
- the LOC101772197 gene encoding thionin encodes MMKNMALAGNGMKKLILAVLLLCLVIGQIQVEAKSCCPSTTARNVYNTCRLTGASRPTCAKLSGCQIISGNKCKPPNDHLTLDPDTEEVNVLNFCKLGCASSVCNNINAALGNEEANDAVESCDQACSSFCSVHVGSATVVA; translated from the exons ATGATGAAGAACATGGCACTAGCCGGCAATGGTATGAAGAAGTTAATCCTCGCTGTTCTCTTACTGTGTCTAGTTATAGGGCAGATACAAGTGGAAGCTAAGAGCTGCTGCCCATCCACCACTGCAAGAAATGTCTACAATACCTGCCGTTTGACGGGTGCATCCCGTCCAACGTGTGCAAAACTGTCAGGCTGCCAAATTATCAGCGGGAACAAATGCAAGCCCCCTAACGACCACCTCACCCTTGACCCGGACACTG AGGAAGTTAATGTGCTTAACTTCTGCAAGTTGGGGTGTGCGTCGTCTGTGTGCAACAACATCAACGCTG CTCTGGGAAATGAAGAGGCGAACGATGCCGTTGAGAGTTGCGACCAAGCCTGCTCTAGCTTCTGCAGCGTGCATGTTGGCAGCGCCACCGTGGTTGCTTAA